The Trichoderma asperellum chromosome 6, complete sequence region CGACGAATCACTACTTTGAACTCGCTCAGCAGTTAGCTACCTCATTTAGAGCGCTTCAATAACTTAAAGAGGGTGGGGGTGGTTAATTTGTTAAAATTGGATATGAGTGTAGAGCGCATTTATTATAAGACGCATGAGAGACTAATCTGCGatatagtcttttatttgcttttttttatgtagTATTTCATTCTTCATCACTCAAATTCACAATTGATGCTATgatatattctataaatattaaccaGCACCCTCTTAAAAATTGCGGATCCAAGTAGTGGAAGATGGGAACAATAATGATGTATTAATTCTTTAGCCATTTACTAGGTGTCAACAGAGTCTAGATACCTAAATGTCGTGATATTACTTTGACAAGATGTTAAGGGCATGTTATAACATTCATCCCTTTACAATCGTCGATGTGTATGTCCAATCTTTGTCGTCGATGACGAAAAACAACTCTGAATTTGGAATGCGGGATAAGGTGTCCCCGTCGTGAGGCCAGGTTAGACCATAGACGTCACTATAATTCCTCTTTTGGGAATCACGAATCTGCTGATAGCAGTCTAAAGGAGCCAGCAAGACAAGCTTATCATATGCTATCGAGAGGCACCAGGTTGATAGAGCAGTCTGCGTTTTGCACGACCGTCTGTTCGGGCCGTGCGCAAACAGGGGATGATTACACCTCGTCTAGTTAGTACTGCGGCATCTTCATAAAATATTGACACAGgaaagaatataaattacttgTGCTAAACACCGGGACAGCCTTCACGTCTTTGGTATATATGCAATTACTACTTCGTAACTTGGCTTGGTCTATATTCTTTTACGCCTTCATAACATCGCTTCGGAACAGTAGTCATAATAGAACATCTAGTTCAACCTTCAACCTTACTTTAAGAATATGACCTATTTATAGCGTGACAGTTGGAATGGTCACATTATCTTGCCTTTGCTGTCTGGAATGGCGGTCATCATTCATAAGAAGCACATTGTGGGTTGGTCAAATCTCTACCTGTTGTCATTCATTCTCGCTACTCTCCACCGTGCTCGGCCCCACGATGCccctttgctgctgtttccCAGTTTCTCGTCTCAGGCCGTAATCGTGAATACACAAGCATGCGCAGACATAAACAGCACTCAGCACAGCAAAGAAGGTAAAGATTGCGTGGAGGCCATTCGTGTACGCCTGAGAGATCATGTTTCGTTCTTCATCGCTGAGATCCAGGTCTTTCAAAGCGAATGCCGACGAAGTCAGCTTCGCGATGAGGGCGGGACTAAATACTGACTTCAATTGACTCAATAGCAGGTTGCTTAGAATAGCGCCGGAGACTAGATATTCGTTAGACTGCCATAAAGCGTGAGTGGCCAGACAGCCAAGCAAATGCATACGTACCAGTAGTACCAGTTGCTCCTCCAAAATCTCGCAGGAAATTCCGCAATCCGGTCATAACAGCTCGATCTTGGGCGTCAGAACCAGCGAAAAGACCTACAAGGACTGTAGAAATATTGATTAGCGAATAGGGGGGGCAATTGCACATTAGTGACAAGCACGTACCGGGCTGCATGGAGCAGCCTACGCCTACACCGTCAAAGACACCAACGACGATGATCCTCCAGACTGGGGTCGTCTGGTGGTAATCCATCTTTCCAATCGCTCCCAGGACCCAGCAAACGGCTCCGGTAACGATGATGGGTTTGTAGCGCCCAATGGCGGATATGAGGATGCCGGTCAGGCCCGATGTAAGCCCATGAGTGATGACCATGGGCAGCGTCAAGGCTCCGGCCTGGGCAGGGCTCAAACTGCGGACATTCTGCAGATACAGCGGTAGAACAAACATGGTGCCCCAGAAGATCCagccgatgatgatgttgacgAATATCAGGATGTTGGTGGAGCGGCCGTAGCGGAACAGACGAGCCGGCAACAGAGGCAGCTTCGCAAATTGGAACTCGACCGCCAAGAAGACACCAAGCAGCACTCCACCAGCAACGAACATGGCTACAGTCGCCGGCGAGCCCCAGTCCTGGGTAGAACCGCCTTGGGATATCGGAATCTAGATGATGGCTCAGCGttagaatacatgtactggTTGGGAGTGGCCATTTCCATCCCCTACCAGAAGCAATGCGATGCCAAACAGACTCGTCAGAGCCCCTGCCCAGTccaccagcttcagcttGTCCCAGATTTGATATTCAGCCGAGGACGTGTGTGAAACAGGCCACACCGAGACGAGATAGCCGATGGCGACCACGCACAAGGGGCAGATAAACCAGAATGCCCACCGCCATCCAACCGCCTGGGTAAGCAGCCCGCCGATAACAGGGCCTAAGCCGTTCCCAAGTGCCACTGCCACGCCCATGATGCCGAAATAGTAGCCGCGCTGCTCCAACGTCGTGATGTCGGCAATGGCAATCTGCACGAGCGCATTGATGGCTCCCGCGCCAAACCCGGCGAGTGCGCGAGCGGCGAACAGCTCTATTGGTGTCGTAGAAAGGCCGCAAAGCAGGTTTGCAACGCCCATGATTGATATAGCCGCGACCAGCGAGGCCTTGCGACCAAATATGTCCGAGAGTCGGCCATTGATCAGCtggatgctggtgctggtgacGAGGAAGCTCGCTCCCACCCACGAGATTGACGCGCCGATATCCAACGAAGCTGCGATGGCAGGCAGACTCGTCGAAATAGCTGTTTGGTcgagaaaggaaataaaatgTATCAAAGCGAGTGCTGGGAAGACAACCAACAGCCGTCTCTGGGAGAGATATTGATGCTGGTTTTGTAGAAGGGGCGTTGATTCGTCCATCTTGGAGGTGCCATGAAGAGTTCGAGGGCCAAGTTTCAGGAAAAAAGGACCCAATTTCCGTCCAATGGATGAGGCTGCTAAGATTATGGATGGAAGTAGTCCATACAGATGTATAGAATAAAATAGACAGTGTTCAATTTGGGGCTATAGTCAGTTAACGAAGGTTTCGCCCGTTTTGCACTATCCTATGCAAAACCGACTAGAAAGCATAGGGTCCAGGAtgatataaaagtatatgcATAATAAAGCATAAAGTCATGTGAGAGAATCATTTTATATTTGGAAATAACATACATCTTgtaatatacatatacatatatatgtgtgtattattactttagcgTCTTAGCTCTGAGACATTTTTACTCTGTCGTTTTATTACTGAATGAATTACTGCTGATTGACTTTGCCCAGAGCTGTATAATTCTAAGATTGCCATGATTTAATCTATGATGAAGGTTTTGGAAATAGCCTGTTGTCTAAACAAAATAGGGTGCATTTTAGCATCCCTATTCTTCCACCCTACATCCATCAACATGCACAGTGCTTTATATCATGATTCTCCACTTATCAGAGGCCATTGTGCAAACCTTGATCAAACCACCGTTGGAAAGAGAGCGGCGATTTCAGCATGGGGGCTGAGGGAAGCTTTTAGCAGTCAAACATGATGCCCGCTGGACTATTTGAGGGTTCAAGGGAGGAAGCGCGGTATGCCTCGGCGTTTGGAAGGCACCCGAGCAGAAACGGAATCCGGCCGATGTAAGACCATGTAGATCGAGATGAAAAGCCCTCAACCAGCCGTGAACATGGGGGAGTCGAGTAGAGTAGAGGGGGTAGTAGTTACGTTGGAGTCATGGCTAAGGAGTTTTCAAATCCTCCGATCGGCAGGCAGCCGTTTCGCATTAGTCCAAATAGCCATGCATGTAGCACCAGAATCACCAATGTCTTACATTACTCTTACGGCGCATTGATATCGCTGCTACCACTAAGGCTGTGTAATGTTGCTTCAAAAACTTGAACCCTCTGTGCCAATGACGTGGCACTAGAATCACCAATGTCTCATTATTCTCCAGCTATAGATTAACATTACTCTTGCCATTAAAGCTAAATACTCTTACtaaaagaacaaaagctCTCCGTACCAACCATGTGTTACCAAACCCGCGAATGTCTTATATTACTGTCATGGTGGATTGATATtagtactactaccactAGGGCTGTATAATATTACTGAGAGCGCTAAAACACTATATACTTAAGACACAACACCAAAGTCACAAATGTCTCATTATACTCTTACAGACATAACGCCACAGTCACCCATGTCTCACCACACTCTCACAGTATGACCCGTATGCTACATCAACTAgcataagaaaaaaaaaaaacaaggaaaTTGCAATTTGATTAACATACAACCGTGTAACCAAACCCCAGTGGCGTCGAGTTTGTATGTCAAGTGTGGGCTTCAGTGTTAGGTAGCTGTTGGGCGCCTAGCCTGATAAGTTTACCGTCGTCTCCCTGCAGATCTGGAGACGGCTGGAAGCCGGGGTATGCCTGGCTAGCTACGGCCGCCGCAAAAAGTCCCCTTTGCCACAGATAGGTTCGATCAGGTATTACGTATATAAAGTCAGAATTTGAGAGTATTCCTTAGGAGCTCCTAATCAA contains the following coding sequences:
- a CDS encoding uncharacterized protein (EggNog:ENOG41~TransMembrane:14 (i20-41o47-67i87-107o113-134i146-168o174-193i214-235o247-267i288-311o323-346i353-371o377-403i424-442o485-511i)), whose product is MDESTPLLQNQHQYLSQRRLLVVFPALALIHFISFLDQTAISTSLPAIAASLDIGASISWVGASFLVTSTSIQLINGRLSDIFGRKASLVAAISIMGVANLLCGLSTTPIELFAARALAGFGAGAINALVQIAIADITTLEQRGYYFGIMGVAVALGNGLGPVIGGLLTQAVGWRWAFWFICPLCVVAIGYLVSVWPVSHTSSAEYQIWDKLKLVDWAGALTSLFGIALLLIPISQGGSTQDWGSPATVAMFVAGGVLLGVFLAVEFQFAKLPLLPARLFRYGRSTNILIFVNIIIGWIFWGTMFVLPLYLQNVRSLSPAQAGALTLPMVITHGLTSGLTGILISAIGRYKPIIVTGAVCWVLGAIGKMDYHQTTPVWRIIVVGVFDGVGVGCSMQPVLVGLFAGSDAQDRAVMTGLRNFLRDFGGATGTTVSGAILSNLLLSQLKSVFSPALIAKLTSSAFALKDLDLSDEERNMISQAYTNGLHAIFTFFAVLSAVYVCACLCIHDYGLRRETGKQQQRGIVGPSTVESSENE